Proteins encoded by one window of Halomonas sp. SH5A2:
- a CDS encoding glutamate-5-semialdehyde dehydrogenase, which translates to MSVSTSFDADAKLSLEAGDVAAYMQSLGKAARQAASELRRADSGQKNRALYAMAARLDAARADVLAANSEDLARGQENGLDAALLDRLALSDARIDAMIEGLNQVAALPDPVGEISDMRYRPSGIQVGKMRVPLGVIGIIYESRPNVTLEAASLCLKAGNACVLRGGSEARASNAAISRCIQEGLGDAGLPAGSVQVVATSDRAAVGAMITMPDYIDVIIPRGGKSLIERISREAKVPVIKHLDGVCHVYIHSLADPAKALAIAVNAKTHRYGTCNTMETLLVDAAIADRLLPELARQYAEHEVELRGCEQTRALHPQALPASDDDWYAEYLAPILAIKVVNDIDEAIAHIERYGSHHTDAIVTEDYSLARRFMAEVDSSSVVVNASTRFADGFEYGLGAEIGISTDKLHARGPVGLEGLTTQKYVVMGSGQVRE; encoded by the coding sequence ATGAGCGTTTCAACATCGTTCGACGCCGATGCAAAGCTATCCCTTGAGGCTGGCGATGTCGCGGCCTACATGCAATCGCTTGGCAAAGCCGCTCGCCAGGCGGCGAGTGAACTGCGCCGCGCTGATTCAGGCCAGAAAAACCGTGCGCTGTATGCCATGGCCGCGCGCCTGGATGCGGCCCGTGCGGATGTGCTGGCGGCCAACAGTGAAGACCTGGCAAGAGGGCAGGAAAACGGTCTGGACGCGGCGTTACTGGATCGTCTGGCCCTCAGTGATGCGCGTATCGACGCCATGATCGAGGGGCTGAACCAGGTGGCCGCGCTGCCTGACCCGGTGGGTGAAATCAGTGACATGCGCTATCGCCCGAGCGGTATTCAGGTGGGAAAAATGCGCGTTCCCCTGGGCGTGATCGGCATCATCTACGAGTCGCGCCCTAACGTGACCCTCGAAGCCGCGAGCTTATGTCTTAAAGCCGGCAATGCCTGTGTGCTGCGGGGTGGCTCCGAGGCGCGTGCGTCCAATGCGGCCATTAGCCGCTGTATCCAGGAAGGGCTGGGTGATGCAGGACTGCCAGCCGGTAGCGTTCAGGTGGTGGCTACGAGTGACCGCGCAGCGGTCGGGGCCATGATCACTATGCCCGATTATATCGACGTGATTATTCCGCGCGGCGGCAAGTCGCTTATTGAGCGTATTTCCCGTGAGGCGAAAGTGCCGGTCATCAAGCATCTCGACGGTGTCTGTCATGTCTATATTCACAGTCTAGCAGACCCGGCCAAGGCGCTGGCGATTGCGGTCAATGCCAAAACCCACCGCTATGGCACCTGCAATACCATGGAAACGTTGCTGGTGGATGCGGCGATTGCCGATCGCTTGCTGCCCGAGTTGGCCCGTCAATATGCCGAGCACGAGGTCGAGTTGCGCGGCTGCGAGCAAACCCGGGCGCTGCATCCCCAGGCGCTTCCGGCAAGCGACGATGACTGGTATGCCGAATACCTCGCACCGATACTTGCGATCAAGGTTGTCAACGACATCGACGAGGCGATTGCCCATATTGAACGTTATGGTTCGCATCACACCGATGCCATCGTGACCGAAGACTATTCGCTGGCCCGCCGTTTTATGGCCGAAGTCGACTCAAGCTCGGTGGTGGTTAATGCCTCGACACGCTTCGCCGATGGGTTCGAGTATGGCCTGGGGGCTGAAATCGGTATCTCCACGGATAAGCTACATGCCCGTGGGCCGGTAGGGCTTGAAGGTTTGACCACCCAGAAATACGTGGTCATGGGTAGCGGCCAGGTGCGTGAATGA
- a CDS encoding diguanylate cyclase domain-containing protein produces the protein MTQHHFPRQLVTLAYIASIVLMGSYAVWLYAMGEYRDLVVPSFMVLLLLAAFLLHLGQDMRAHLPRLVLLFCTYASVIAALYYQPDTSLIWIGLPMTAAFLLLPLMGAVVLHLVLIPLWWLMPALAQASPTLVMGYVALGLLLALPRWEHARRRALLRATDPNDSECDAYHIDTLKERLHSEYQRADMLNQRLAVLVIHLPQRDMAEEQFGARAAQALLSTLCTEVYSCCRDHDLLGRADNATFWLVLPDTSESGALLVRDRLQRALSRRVLVETGQCEARIAACLPCPKENFEHYLQRLENRGNALATP, from the coding sequence ATGACCCAGCATCATTTCCCACGACAGTTGGTGACGCTGGCGTATATAGCCAGCATCGTCTTGATGGGCAGCTATGCTGTTTGGCTGTATGCCATGGGCGAGTATCGCGACCTAGTGGTCCCCAGCTTTATGGTTCTGCTGCTGTTGGCCGCCTTTCTGCTCCATCTGGGCCAGGACATGCGCGCTCACCTGCCGAGGCTGGTGCTGCTTTTTTGCACCTACGCGAGCGTCATCGCCGCGCTCTATTATCAACCCGACACCTCGCTGATCTGGATCGGCTTGCCGATGACCGCCGCTTTCCTGCTGCTTCCGCTGATGGGAGCGGTCGTGTTGCACCTTGTATTGATCCCGCTGTGGTGGCTGATGCCTGCGCTAGCCCAAGCATCGCCCACCCTGGTGATGGGTTACGTGGCGCTGGGGCTTTTGCTTGCACTGCCGCGCTGGGAGCATGCCCGACGTCGCGCCCTGCTGCGCGCTACCGACCCCAATGACAGCGAGTGCGACGCCTACCACATCGATACGCTAAAAGAGCGTTTGCACAGTGAATACCAGCGCGCCGATATGCTCAACCAGCGCTTGGCGGTATTGGTTATCCACTTACCCCAACGCGACATGGCGGAGGAGCAGTTCGGCGCCCGCGCCGCCCAGGCATTGCTAAGCACCTTGTGTACCGAGGTGTATAGCTGCTGCCGTGACCACGACCTGCTGGGACGTGCCGACAACGCCACCTTTTGGCTAGTGTTACCCGATACCAGCGAAAGCGGTGCGCTACTGGTTCGGGACCGACTTCAGCGCGCGCTGTCCCGGCGTGTGCTGGTCGAAACCGGACAGTGCGAGGCGCGCATTGCTGCGTGCCTGCCCTGCCCCAAAGAAAATTTTGAACACTACCTGCAGCGCCTGGAAAACCGGGGCAACGCACTGGCGACGCCCTAA
- a CDS encoding LysE family translocator, which translates to MMSWAMLSVFVPTFLLVSLTPGMCMTLAMVLGMTQGVKRALWMMIGELIGVGLVAAAAGAGVAALMLRQPALFMAFKWVGGAYLAYIGIMMWRSRGRMAIPNELEAGPPAGRWQLALQGFLTAVANPKGWAFFMVLLPPFLDSSRPLGQQLILLIAVILTIEFASMLVYATGGKTLRRVLGKSGNVRLLNRIAGTLMIGVGIWLALG; encoded by the coding sequence ATGATGTCTTGGGCCATGCTCTCGGTATTTGTGCCGACGTTTTTGCTGGTGTCGTTAACGCCGGGTATGTGCATGACGCTGGCGATGGTCCTGGGGATGACCCAGGGTGTGAAGCGCGCGCTCTGGATGATGATCGGCGAATTGATCGGGGTCGGGCTGGTAGCCGCGGCGGCAGGCGCAGGCGTGGCGGCACTGATGCTACGCCAGCCAGCGTTGTTTATGGCGTTTAAATGGGTGGGCGGTGCATACCTGGCCTACATCGGCATCATGATGTGGCGTTCCAGGGGACGTATGGCGATACCCAATGAGCTTGAAGCTGGCCCACCGGCAGGGCGGTGGCAATTGGCGCTCCAGGGGTTTTTAACGGCCGTCGCCAACCCCAAAGGCTGGGCGTTTTTCATGGTGCTGTTGCCGCCTTTCCTGGATAGCAGCCGGCCTCTCGGTCAGCAACTGATTCTGTTGATTGCGGTGATATTGACCATCGAATTTGCCAGTATGCTGGTCTATGCCACCGGCGGGAAAACATTGCGTCGTGTGCTGGGTAAAAGCGGCAATGTCCGCCTGTTGAACCGCATCGCCGGCACCTTGATGATCGGCGTGGGTATATGGCTGGCGCTGGGATAA
- a CDS encoding flavin prenyltransferase UbiX, with protein MASATTAVLKPPVTVALTGASGAQYGLRLIDVLVAANHEVWVMISKAAHMVIATETEITLPAQPERLAEALSERSGAAAGQIRCFGREDWMAPVASGSGAPSAMVICPCSTGTLSAVATGASNNLIERAADVAVKERRTLVMVPRESPFSPIHLEHMLALSRLGVVILPAAPGFYHRPQSIDDLIDFIVARILNQLGIDHQLMPRWGEDQSSASTTKDG; from the coding sequence ATGGCCAGCGCGACAACAGCGGTTTTAAAGCCACCAGTCACCGTCGCGCTGACCGGTGCCTCGGGGGCACAGTACGGGCTTCGGCTGATTGATGTGCTGGTCGCCGCCAATCATGAAGTCTGGGTGATGATCTCCAAGGCTGCCCATATGGTGATCGCCACCGAAACCGAGATTACCCTGCCCGCACAGCCAGAGCGGCTCGCCGAGGCGCTGAGCGAGCGCAGCGGTGCGGCGGCGGGGCAAATTCGCTGTTTTGGTCGTGAAGACTGGATGGCGCCTGTGGCGTCAGGGTCAGGCGCGCCTTCTGCCATGGTGATCTGCCCGTGTTCGACGGGCACGCTGTCGGCCGTGGCCACCGGTGCCAGTAACAATTTGATCGAGCGCGCGGCTGACGTGGCCGTGAAGGAGCGGCGTACGCTGGTGATGGTGCCGCGGGAAAGCCCGTTTTCTCCCATTCATCTTGAACACATGCTGGCCCTGAGTCGGCTTGGCGTCGTCATCTTGCCAGCAGCGCCCGGTTTCTACCATCGTCCTCAATCGATTGATGATTTAATCGATTTTATTGTGGCCCGCATTCTCAATCAGTTGGGCATTGACCACCAACTGATGCCCCGCTGGGGAGAAGATCAATCGTCTGCTTCAACCACCAAGGATGGATAG
- the mpl gene encoding UDP-N-acetylmuramate:L-alanyl-gamma-D-glutamyl-meso-diaminopimelate ligase translates to MHLHIIGICGTFMGSLALLARELGHQVSGSDANVYPPMSTQLEEAGISLMEGYRAEHLQPAPDMVVVGNALSRGNEEVEVLLNSGLPYTSGAQWLAEHVLPGRRVIAVAGTHGKTTTASLLAWLLESAGLSPGFLIGGVPRNFNVSARLGAPDAPFVVEADEYDTAFFDKRSKFVHYRPDIAILHNLEYDHADIFPDLAAIERQFHHLVRTVPGKGRLLVADRQPALERVLEQGVWTPVDYVGDHPDSAWQLRSERADASRFQVIYRDPESKVEEDGVVEWALTGEHNARNALAALAAAWQCGVDLARGCAALARFETPRRRQEVRGEVNGIQVIDDFAHHPTAIAATLQGLRAATTKGRLLAVIEPRSNTMRLGAMRERLTESVAQADAVFWFQPPSVAWSMETLVDAQAHSTLYDDIDALVNAVVMQALPQDRIVVMSNGSFEGVHERLISALAAREEA, encoded by the coding sequence ATGCATCTGCACATTATTGGAATTTGCGGTACTTTCATGGGCAGTTTGGCGCTGCTCGCCCGGGAGTTGGGCCACCAGGTGAGCGGCTCTGACGCCAATGTCTATCCGCCGATGAGCACCCAACTGGAAGAAGCGGGGATCAGCCTGATGGAAGGCTACCGGGCTGAGCACCTGCAGCCAGCCCCCGACATGGTGGTGGTAGGCAATGCGCTTTCCCGTGGCAATGAGGAAGTCGAAGTCTTGCTGAATAGCGGTCTCCCCTACACGTCTGGCGCCCAGTGGCTGGCAGAGCACGTCTTGCCGGGGCGGCGGGTGATCGCTGTGGCGGGCACGCATGGTAAAACCACCACCGCGAGCCTGTTAGCCTGGCTGCTGGAAAGCGCGGGGCTATCGCCGGGATTTCTGATTGGCGGCGTGCCGCGTAATTTCAACGTCTCGGCCCGGCTGGGCGCTCCCGATGCGCCGTTTGTGGTGGAGGCGGACGAGTACGACACGGCGTTTTTCGATAAGCGGTCCAAGTTTGTTCACTATCGCCCGGACATCGCCATACTGCATAACCTGGAATACGACCACGCGGATATCTTTCCCGACCTTGCCGCCATCGAGCGCCAATTTCATCATCTGGTGCGCACCGTGCCCGGCAAGGGGCGCCTGTTGGTGGCTGATCGACAGCCCGCGCTTGAGCGCGTGCTGGAGCAGGGCGTGTGGACGCCGGTGGATTATGTAGGCGACCACCCGGATAGCGCCTGGCAGTTGCGCAGCGAGCGCGCCGATGCAAGCCGCTTCCAGGTCATCTATCGAGATCCTGAAAGCAAGGTGGAAGAAGATGGTGTGGTGGAGTGGGCCCTAACCGGCGAGCACAATGCGCGCAATGCGTTGGCCGCATTGGCCGCGGCCTGGCAGTGCGGGGTCGACCTGGCGCGCGGCTGTGCCGCGCTTGCGCGCTTTGAAACGCCACGCCGTCGTCAGGAGGTGCGGGGTGAGGTCAACGGCATTCAGGTCATCGATGATTTTGCCCATCATCCCACCGCCATTGCGGCGACCCTTCAGGGCCTCAGGGCGGCAACGACAAAAGGGCGCCTGCTGGCGGTCATAGAGCCGCGCTCCAATACCATGCGGTTGGGGGCAATGCGTGAACGTCTGACGGAAAGCGTGGCGCAAGCTGATGCAGTATTCTGGTTTCAGCCGCCAAGCGTGGCCTGGTCGATGGAGACGCTGGTGGACGCCCAGGCGCACTCGACGCTTTACGATGATATTGACGCGCTGGTGAACGCCGTCGTCATGCAAGCGTTACCTCAGGACCGTATTGTGGTGATGTCGAACGGCAGCTTCGAGGGTGTTCATGAGCGCTTGATAAGCGCATTAGCCGCCAGGGAGGAGGCGTAA
- a CDS encoding glutaredoxin family protein, translating into MRILIRYFFRGLRVVLAPIMLISEKLSTPQAVKRSPEEQAKVDEACNSLALYQFRTCPFCIKVRKEMARLGLTIEKRDAQLDPDHKKALQEGGGRVKVPCLKIAHDDGREEWLYESDEINRWLHQRFA; encoded by the coding sequence ATGCGCATACTGATACGCTACTTTTTTCGCGGCCTCCGCGTGGTGCTCGCCCCCATCATGCTGATTTCCGAGAAACTCTCGACGCCCCAGGCGGTAAAACGGTCGCCTGAAGAACAGGCTAAAGTAGATGAAGCATGCAACAGCCTGGCGCTGTATCAGTTCCGCACCTGCCCGTTTTGTATCAAGGTGCGTAAGGAAATGGCTCGTTTGGGGCTGACGATTGAAAAACGTGATGCCCAGTTGGATCCTGACCACAAAAAAGCACTGCAGGAAGGCGGCGGCCGCGTCAAAGTGCCGTGCTTGAAAATTGCCCACGATGATGGACGCGAAGAATGGCTGTATGAATCTGATGAGATCAATCGCTGGCTACATCAGCGGTTTGCTTAA
- a CDS encoding ABC transporter substrate-binding protein translates to MTFKKTLLASVIGATLTGTALLPSIASAETLRIGYTADPETLDIHEQLSGGMLRFSHLAFDPLVRWTKNFEFEPRLATEWEQVDETTMRMTLREGVTFHSGNEFTADDVVWTIERLKESPDYRGIFEPVESAEAIDDTTVEIKTSEPYPLMLNIATYIFPMDSQFYTGETEDGDPKSEIVKAGDSYASRNVSGTGPFIVTDRRQGVRVEFERFEDYWDTESEGNVSRIELTPISENASRVAALLSGGVDFIDAVPPNDLERVREAEDVNLVEVDGTRIIGFQMNEERVEAFQDARVRQAVDLAINQEGIADRLMRGFANPAGQFSPEGYSGHNPDLTPRYDVERAKELMAEAGYEEGFEIDMIAPNNRYVNDAQIAQAVANMLARINIDVDLRTMPLAQYWPEYDTRESDMAMIGWHADTEDTANFFQYLSFCIDEETGAGQYNYGSYCNEEIDQLVTDADSETDVEKRNEMLREAEAMLYEDVGYITLHWQNLAYAAAEGVEIEPVVNALDFPYLGDLVIDR, encoded by the coding sequence ATGACGTTTAAAAAAACGCTACTGGCTTCTGTGATTGGTGCCACATTAACGGGCACCGCTCTCCTACCCTCGATTGCAAGCGCTGAAACCCTGCGCATTGGCTATACGGCCGACCCCGAAACGCTGGACATACACGAACAGCTTTCAGGTGGCATGCTGCGCTTTTCGCACCTCGCGTTTGATCCGCTGGTCCGTTGGACCAAGAACTTCGAGTTCGAGCCGCGCTTGGCAACCGAATGGGAGCAGGTGGATGAAACCACCATGCGTATGACGCTGCGTGAGGGTGTCACCTTCCACTCCGGCAACGAATTCACCGCCGACGATGTGGTCTGGACCATCGAACGTCTCAAAGAAAGCCCCGACTACCGCGGCATTTTTGAACCGGTAGAAAGCGCCGAGGCCATTGACGACACGACCGTCGAGATCAAGACCAGCGAGCCTTACCCGCTGATGCTGAACATCGCCACCTATATCTTCCCGATGGATAGCCAGTTCTATACCGGTGAAACCGAAGATGGCGATCCAAAAAGCGAAATCGTCAAAGCTGGTGACTCTTACGCCTCGCGCAATGTGTCAGGTACTGGGCCCTTCATTGTTACCGACCGCCGCCAAGGGGTGCGCGTTGAATTCGAGCGCTTCGAAGACTACTGGGACACCGAAAGCGAAGGTAACGTATCGCGCATCGAGCTGACGCCGATTTCCGAAAACGCCTCGAGGGTCGCTGCCCTGCTATCCGGCGGTGTCGACTTTATTGATGCCGTGCCGCCCAATGATCTTGAGCGCGTACGCGAGGCTGAAGATGTCAATCTGGTTGAGGTTGACGGTACGCGTATTATTGGCTTCCAGATGAATGAAGAACGCGTTGAAGCCTTCCAGGATGCCCGCGTTCGCCAGGCGGTCGATTTGGCCATTAATCAGGAAGGCATTGCCGACCGCTTGATGCGCGGCTTCGCTAACCCGGCGGGTCAGTTCTCTCCCGAGGGCTACTCAGGCCACAATCCTGACCTGACACCGCGCTATGATGTCGAGCGTGCTAAGGAGCTGATGGCCGAAGCCGGTTACGAGGAAGGCTTCGAGATCGACATGATCGCGCCAAACAACCGCTACGTTAACGACGCCCAAATCGCTCAGGCGGTTGCCAACATGCTGGCGCGTATCAACATCGACGTTGACCTGCGCACCATGCCGCTGGCCCAGTACTGGCCGGAGTACGACACGCGCGAGTCCGATATGGCGATGATCGGCTGGCACGCGGATACCGAAGACACCGCAAACTTCTTCCAATACCTCTCCTTCTGTATTGATGAAGAAACCGGTGCCGGTCAGTACAACTACGGCAGCTACTGCAACGAAGAAATCGACCAGCTAGTCACCGACGCTGACAGCGAAACCGACGTTGAAAAACGTAACGAAATGCTGCGTGAAGCCGAAGCCATGCTCTACGAAGATGTCGGCTACATCACGTTGCACTGGCAGAACCTTGCCTACGCTGCCGCTGAAGGGGTCGAGATCGAGCCAGTAGTCAACGCCCTTGACTTCCCTTACCTTGGCGATCTCGTCATTGATCGTTAA
- a CDS encoding ABC transporter permease yields the protein MIAFLVKRLMHAVLVMFVISLLAFAIQDNLGDPVQQMVGQSVAESEREEIRERLGLNDPFLVQYTRFAKNALQGDFGYSYFYREPALDVIARHLPATLELVFASTLIIVLFSVPIGVYSAIKPRSPISRFFMGISIIGISIPVFLTAIVLIQIFAIGISVTIFPESTGWGAWLNATLSTHGGMPSFGRGNDLVNVFGDWDTNLASWGGVQHLVLPAISLASIMLPLFIRLIRAEMMEVLQSDYVKYARAKGISMRRVYFVHALKNTMLPVITVGGVQIGTMVAYTILTETVFQWPGMGLMFLDAINRADIPLIITYLMIVGVIFVITNTLVDLIYGLVNPTVKLTGKPA from the coding sequence ATGATTGCTTTTTTAGTTAAGCGGCTAATGCACGCCGTACTGGTGATGTTCGTCATCAGCTTGTTGGCTTTCGCCATACAGGACAATTTAGGTGACCCTGTCCAGCAGATGGTTGGCCAATCCGTTGCGGAAAGCGAACGCGAAGAAATACGCGAGCGTTTAGGGTTGAACGACCCCTTCCTGGTTCAGTACACGCGCTTTGCAAAAAATGCCCTGCAAGGTGACTTTGGCTACTCCTACTTCTATCGCGAACCGGCGCTGGACGTCATTGCGCGCCACTTACCCGCCACCCTGGAGCTGGTTTTCGCGTCTACGTTAATCATCGTCCTGTTTTCCGTCCCCATTGGGGTCTATAGCGCCATCAAGCCCCGATCGCCCATTTCACGGTTTTTCATGGGCATTTCAATTATCGGCATTTCCATTCCGGTATTTTTGACCGCCATTGTTCTGATTCAAATCTTTGCCATTGGGATATCCGTAACAATCTTCCCGGAATCGACCGGTTGGGGAGCCTGGCTTAACGCCACTCTTTCCACCCATGGTGGAATGCCGTCCTTCGGCCGAGGCAATGACCTCGTCAACGTATTCGGCGATTGGGACACCAACCTGGCGAGTTGGGGCGGCGTCCAGCATCTGGTGTTACCGGCTATTTCATTGGCCTCCATCATGCTGCCGCTGTTTATCCGCTTGATCCGCGCAGAAATGATGGAAGTCCTGCAGTCAGACTACGTTAAATACGCACGAGCGAAAGGCATTTCCATGCGCCGGGTGTATTTTGTCCACGCGCTCAAGAACACCATGCTGCCGGTCATCACCGTCGGTGGTGTGCAAATCGGCACCATGGTGGCTTACACCATCCTGACCGAGACGGTCTTCCAATGGCCAGGCATGGGGCTGATGTTCCTGGATGCGATCAACCGCGCCGACATACCGTTGATCATCACCTACTTGATGATTGTCGGGGTCATTTTCGTGATCACCAACACCCTCGTCGATTTGATCTACGGCTTGGTCAACCCCACTGTTAAACTAACCGGGAAGCCCGCATGA